TTATTAGGAGAGAGAAACAAGAAAGGGCTTAGTTTATCGTGTTCAAATCTTTAGCGTCATTATTTTCTTGGAATTAGAGAAATTTGTTGAAGAAAAAGGAGATGGCGAATAGATGGTGGGCAGGAAATGTGGCGATGCATCAAGGTCACTCTCTTCACCTGGTAAACTCCGCTGAGGATGAAAATGCAGCTCTGAATGCATCAAATAGTAGTGGAAGCAACCCTAACCAAAACCCTGATGATGGAGAAAACGAGGAAGATTTAAACCCTTCTGGGGATCTTGAAATCTCGGAACCATCCTCCAGCTCGGGACGCCGGCCGAGGGGAAGGCCTCCCGGTTCGAAGAATAAGCAAAAACCACCTATTGTTATCTCTAAAGAAAGCCCGAATGCCCTCCGTAGCCATGTCTTGGAAGTTAGCAGCGGTAGTGATGTTTTGGAGAGCATTGCGACCTTCGCGCAGCGGCGCCATTGCGGTGTTTCGGTTTTGAGTGGTAGTGGGATTGTTACGAATGTGACGATACGCCAGCCTTCTGCTCCAGCTGGAGTGATCACCCTCCAGGGAAGATTCGAGATACTGTCATTGTCTGGAGCGTTTTTACCGGCTCCTTCGCCACCCAATGCTAGTGGACTGACGGTGTACTTGTCTGGTGGTCAGGGGCAGGTGGTCGGGGGCACGGTTGTAGGTGCCTTGATGGCATCGGGCCCAGTGATGATTATTGCTGCAACTTTTACAAATGCCACTTTTGAGAGGTTGCCAATGGAAGATGAGGGCACCGGGGAAGGGATGGAGATGTCGTCAGGAGCGAATACCGGGGCAATTGGTGGTTCAGGATCTACCCCTCATGGTTTGGCAGCTAATCCTCCGGCGTCATCCATGCCTCTATACAACCTACCCCAAAATTTACTTCCCAACGGACCGGATGTCTTTTGGGCTCCCCCACCGCGCCCTCCGCCTTATTGAGTCGTGTAATTTGAATGGATGCAAGCCTCGTCGATCGGACTTCTCGTGAGCATAGGATCATGAAGCAAGGTTAGGATTCATTGTGTACTCCTTGTAAATGAATTCTATCACTAGGTCTTTAATTTCTTCTTTTCCCATGTATTGTGTCTTAATTGTGAACCCACGAAAATGCACAACGAATAAGGTGACATCTCTGAATTTCTTAGCTATTTGATTTAACCTATCTTTTATCATTatgtttttttctaaaatactTCTCTGTAAATGGTGATTTGATGCTATTAATTAGTATAGTAATTAGAAAACACACACTATATATTTACAGTGATTAGTGGTTTAGTACTGTGTTAGCTTGAGAATAGAAGCATTAATCTGTATTCTCTCTTAATCAGTCATTTCAGGTTCAAATTGGTTGGAAAAGTGAcccattaattaacttttgattTTGTTTGGTATCAAATCAATATGTCTTGTgtggatatttttttattctcacaACTTGAGTTGAAATGACCCATTTTAGCTCTAATAATTCCATGCATCGATTTGATCAACGTAATCCTTGCGATTATGCCTTCAAGAGCGCAATGGCAATTATGGACTTGTGTATGGTGTATAGTTGGGAAAATTGCATTTTGGGTTCGCAATATTTGATTATTTGTGATTTCGGTCTTCAATGTCGTTGAATTTCAGATTTAGtacgtaatattttttttgtgtggCAATTTTAGCCATTTCTCACCGCTTCAACACTCTTTATTAAAATagctaaaattgtaaaaaaaaaaaaaaaatttcaaaagataCACTATTaatactgaaatttgataacataaaatatataaatcattcaTAATCGGAACCAATATTACAATTCTCTAacttaatttaatatgaaattttgggttgaaactcatatttttgagagtaggtctcttgtgagacggtctcacatatctttatctgtgagacagttcaatcctaccgatattcacaataaaaagtaatactcttagcataaaaagtaatattttttcataattcacaataaaaagtaatattcttagcataaaaagtaatactttttcatggatggtctaaataagagatctgtccataaaatacgatccgtgagaccatctcacacaagtttttgcctattttTGACAAGATTTTTCTACTAAGGTCAGGAAAGAAATTAGTCACATTTATTGGTAATTATCGGTAATTTTGGGGTCAGTTATTCTATTTTAATTCCATGAGCTTAGATATCCGAAGTCCTAAAATATAATTGATCTTTTCAcatatatagatttttattttttatttacttatttttttacaattttgtttagcttgttaatttttatttttttgttcttttactGTAACAACCATGGGTCATAGGTTTGTCCTATATGAAACTcagttcatgttcatgttcatgctCATGCACCACTACTCGTAATAAGCTGTAGGTTGGTCCAGCATGAGTTATAGCATATGTCAATACACCGTTACTCATAGAATATCTCACCCATGGAAAGTGATTTCTTTCACCTCCGTCAACACTTGAACCCAATATCTCCAGGCTTAAATACTTAGATTTTTAAAGTGTTGTTACTAATTTGGTTAGTATGAGTGACGTAGCATGAACATTGAACATGGGCTACGACTCGAGTTGAATCAACTTACGACCAATGACCAACAATGATGCATGATCATAAACTTAGTCTCATTTAGCCCAATCTACAGTCCATGATCGTTACATTTATTTATATTGACATTTGAGAATAGAGAAAGTTAGCCGAGAGCtagaaaaaatttgatttttttcatttctttttaaataCACAGACCTCCAAATACTACCCTGAATTCCTGAAACCATGTTTGATTCTTTAGTTTCTCTAGCATTGTATAATAAGAAGGAAAATATGGCAAATTTATTGGGTGTTTAACCCTTATGTAGTGACACGGCTCTTCCAGGTGATTCTGTCAATGTTATGTCTTGATTGACGCGACAATTTTTTTtgcaaatcaaataatatttttattttttcaagaacTATTACACCTACTGTCTATATATTCTCTAAATATACACAGCAGTCTGAATAAAATCGAGTATattgcaaatcaaatatttttttgctcaggaaaaataaaaatttaatgcattaaaataaaattttgacgagtacttaaaagaataaaatttaaaattagataAATTAGTAAACTAAAACccaaatgaaatatttatttgtaaaggtggggggatatatatatatatatatattatgtgtgtgtgtgtgtctatatatattatatatgtgtgtgtgtgtgtcttggTTGAGTGATAATTTTAGaccaaattaattattttaattgaactTAGACTAAATATCCACCAATGCTTTATTGACATGTGGTATACAGTTTCAtctattttgattaaaaatttttagTACTATCTAAAATAGTAGTCAACAATGAACATCCGGATATGaccagtttttttttctttttttaaaaaatcggtAAATCAAAATTGTACGTAAGATCCCGAGCTCGAGTAGAGAAGAAAAAACAAATCATACAAGGACGATGTGGCCTCAAGTTTGACCGATCTACTCAGCTAACATGACAAAAATcgaatttaaaagttattttcaGAATACAAGATCAAATACATCgatcttaacgggtaatatTATCTATGCTAGAGATCAGACCAACGGAAGATAAATGATAAGACTTATATCTGAGGGATATTAGATATCACTAGCAAATTAACACGCACCTCCTATGATTTATGGGCCTAACAGCCCGACCCATTAGCACCTAAGTAGGTGCACTCTGCGCTACCGTTTGTGtaagtaaataaaattatatcttgACTAACGACTATAGTTTTTAACATAATGATAAACACTTGATCGTAACATATCCATTATTTCAAATctatttgattgatttgatgaatttacctcaattaaatttaaaatcaactatttattaatataattaaatattttaatggcagttacaatgttttttttttttttaaattataactagataaatttaaaatgcaGTCAAGACGAGTGTTTAAAATCTCTTCATCCAAATCCAATCCTCTTGCAATCGCTTGATAAGGATGCTTTATTTCGACTCGATCGGACTGAGCCAAAGCCAAGCATAATATTTTGAGATGGGatagttttcaaattttaacaCAATGTTGGCAGACATTTGGTTTATTGAACTCTAACTTGctaattgttttaatttctcGCCCATGATAGAGTACTTCAATGTGAAGATAATTTAGTAGTGCGATTTCTTGGGCTTTGAACACACTGAGGAATTAATACCAAATCGTTCAATCCACATTAAACTATAAAAGTAATATATACAGTCTCACTTTCGGATCCAAGACACCATATGGAATGGAACATGATCATCATATATGTTTTCTTCGAGAAAAATATCCAAATTGTTCGTGTATGGTTGCCTAATATTGATTTAaagggatgtcaatgggtccgggTAAACCCAGACCCGCAATGGACCCGTCCCATCTGGGGCGGGTTTGAGCATATTAAATGGGTCATGGGACGGGTATCGAGCCTAATTTTTGATACTCGTCTGGGTATGGGACGGGTCATGCGTCCTATAATACCCGTcccatatatgtggatataaattgatgtgctcgcgaagatggttgtgAGGTGAGGTGGAatgtaaataaatcatatttttattttgttattgtactttcattttaattttgttactgtactttctctctttaaattacatttttttacggttttaaattacaattttattttttcaatatactttctctctttaattttgtaagtaattcttcaagtaatttagCAACTTGTCCTACCATTCTTGATGATGAGGAAGATGATCCTGAAGAATGTGTCTGAAAGATTGCTTATTCActgattttacattgatctgtttaagttctgttatgagttatttttgggatgtcaagactttttttttggagagctagtaactctttttttatgtaattcattatgtcgtgaaaatactttgtttgttattattaagtatgttcgaagacatgaattaattttctattgtgttgtatttagaggcttgtttatttcataattcagtcatgtgataagaagattactgtttcgttaaaaaaaaaattcgggtctcgTGGGTCTACCCGACCCCATTTCGTATTtggggtggggtgggtccgGAGAATATTTAACCAGGGTAAGGCGGGTAATGGGTAAAAGTTTTCTTCATAGGTcgggtcttgggtttagccaTACCCGTCCCATTGACATATGTCCATCTAGTTGATAAATTAAAATCGTTTAATCATTCAgcttattttgtattttagcTTTTTTCTTGTCGAAGTGCTAGACATGACAGCAATATTCGACGTCATGTTAACAACAAAAGATGCATGACACATTAGTCTCaacagaaaaaggaaaattagATCAACTGATAGGTAccgattttataattttttccatttttttactCTGCTAGTATTTATCCTAGATATTGAAATTACTACAAGTTTAAACTACTTAATGCCATCACAGTTCTTGCAGTGATCTCAACATCAGGAAGTACACGAAGAGTACTGGTGAAATTAGCTAGGTGAGTTTCATCTTGGATCATCTTCCATTAATGGCACTGAATTCTTCAGCCATGGTGAGGTGCAAATAGTAATCTTGGTTCAGTTCCTCCACAAGACTTTCTAAGATACTCGAATCTAAGAATGCTTGAGAATTCTCATTCTCGGTTCCAGGCTTCTGCAATGTCCCAGCATGGCTGCAGAAAACTTGGTTCATAGATTCATGCCCCCAGTGCGAAATTGGCAAACTCTGCAGGCTACCACGGTTGTCTATGACATCACACCCGATAGATGGCTGTGTAACGAAGTACGGGTGATCGGTCTCATGAGGTGCTGCGATTCTAGCCATGTCGAATCCGAGATTAGCCATTTGATTTCCGACCATTTCTATCTCCTCTTTTATGCTAGCCACCTGCACCATAACTCCAATCATTATAGTGAAATGGGTTGAACACAAGATTTTCCTACATTTACATTAAGAGAAGAAATTAACCTGTTGCTGTAGAGCAAATATATGAGCTACACAACCGTAAATCGGGTCATGCATACGTGCAAGTGCCTCGTAAGATATGGTAATGGCCGCATCACTTCTACTGTGCACGGGGAGATGCAACAATAGCTTCGAGACGTTACTTGCTCCAAAAACCTTGTGAACAGCTGAGAAGTGCGTCGCCGCCTGCTCGTAACAGAAGTATGGCGCGAAGACGCAGTCGCTGGCGCACCGTCTTCTCAAGAACTTGCAAGCGCCACACGATGAGCCGAGTCCAGTCATTTTTGCCTTTTAGTTATCTATATTTTTTGATGTTCTTGGTGATCTTAGATTTGTCACAAGTCTATGTTTGTGTAAGCATGGGGGAATTAGGATCTAAGATTTATATAATTGTGCTAAAAAGAGTTGGATGTGCCTTTCATTAGGTTCAAGGGACATTCCTACTTTATGTCAAAAGTGAAATTCTTTTAGGTCTCCTTTGTGGGCAGCAATTTCATTCACAAATTGAGTAACCTTTCCTTCTTTGTGGTCTACTTAATAGTTCACCTTAGTACACTTATATCTCGATAAATGGAAAcatatatcattaaattaatattcagagAATAGGATATATGTGAACTTGTAATTTCAGGGGAAATTTTGCGTTACGCATAATATATGTGAACTTTGTAATTTCAGGGGAAATTTTGCACAAACCTTTGTGTAGCTTGCCCTGCTTTGGCTTTTGCTCGTCGAAGTCGTCAAAATTTGGTCTTAATATCCTAAGttagtttatttttttgtttacttCTAGCTGGTCCTTTTTTCAGAAAAGTGCTGGTATGACACATGACACGTCAGCAACAACCGGCGGGACGTGAATATATTCCATCTCACCAATGTTATGTATAACATCACTTTGATGGAAAATAGACTAAAAACAACTTATTTTATTAAGACTAaactttgacagtttataagattaaattttttttttttttaagaccAAACTTTGACGGCTTACAAAAATGCTAGATAAACAAACAAACTTTCAGCACTAGTTTTTCAATTTGTTTTTCTGATTTTAGGTTATTCATGCACAATATTTTTTGGTATTGCTAACTAATTTTGTGAAAAGTTTAgaaatcatattaaaatataaacttcAAAGaaggatttttatttatttatttttacatagTTAGTTACAATGAGTatttaaatagattttttttgttattttctaatatatgacattcattaaaaatatattttttattttcttgattcaTAACAATCATAGCACCAAAATTGTTTCCCTAAaccattaatttattattatcgaaAAATACCTTAATTATTGTAACAATATAGTAGAAATATAAGATAGATTTCCATGTCCAATCAACATTCGAATGCGTGGCTCCAAAAATAAGAATAATGCTGATTAGCAAGCAGCctatattaatgattttttgaATAGGTGAGTAGCCAAAGTACAATAGTGTGCTTGTCTCTTTATTTCTCAATAATGACTACTCATAATGCCTTttacatattataattataattataattataattataattttagtttcaTAATGCCTT
This window of the Primulina huaijiensis isolate GDHJ02 chromosome 3, ASM1229523v2, whole genome shotgun sequence genome carries:
- the LOC140973916 gene encoding LOB domain-containing protein 33-like, whose translation is MTGLGSSCGACKFLRRRCASDCVFAPYFCYEQAATHFSAVHKVFGASNVSKLLLHLPVHSRSDAAITISYEALARMHDPIYGCVAHIFALQQQVASIKEEIEMVGNQMANLGFDMARIAAPHETDHPYFVTQPSIGCDVIDNRGSLQSLPISHWGHESMNQVFCSHAGTLQKPGTENENSQAFLDSSILESLVEELNQDYYLHLTMAEEFSAINGR
- the LOC140973915 gene encoding AT-hook motif nuclear-localized protein 15-like yields the protein MANRWWAGNVAMHQGHSLHLVNSAEDENAALNASNSSGSNPNQNPDDGENEEDLNPSGDLEISEPSSSSGRRPRGRPPGSKNKQKPPIVISKESPNALRSHVLEVSSGSDVLESIATFAQRRHCGVSVLSGSGIVTNVTIRQPSAPAGVITLQGRFEILSLSGAFLPAPSPPNASGLTVYLSGGQGQVVGGTVVGALMASGPVMIIAATFTNATFERLPMEDEGTGEGMEMSSGANTGAIGGSGSTPHGLAANPPASSMPLYNLPQNLLPNGPDVFWAPPPRPPPY